The following proteins come from a genomic window of Rhodohalobacter sp. 614A:
- the priA gene encoding replication restart helicase PriA, producing the protein MPKTYVDIAFPTAVRRLFTYHISDSQNIQPGMRVWVPLRKEFAIGMAVQVHTRKPDFKTKCVEQVLDEEPIMDQTILQLTEWIHRFYYCSWGEAIQAALPVGLNFTSEKKLRVKKTDRDSLTQKERELLGDLESGDYTLQNARKRWRDGSEKKILKKIIKLGWVEVWEQPRQRVDYKTAKHWRISDSIHPEEILDELSEKEQAKKWVQAFEELSKLDLPKTHQELLSDELFTSYTLNRIEEEGWIESVDLPVETESNHNGIHEPNKIKTLSEQQGVTFEEIKQPLDAREFKSFLLYGVTGSGKTEVYIHALKHALDQDRGGLVLVPEIALTPQTVQRFFQIFGDQIAVLHSRLSDRERFEAWQSLKSGEKRIAIGPRSAVFAPVQNIGLIVVDEEHDTSYKQFDPSPRYHARDVAVMRASMENAVVVLGSATPGMVSVKAVMEKKHEMLQLPLRPTGTMPEVKILNLLEYKHAMKGSLTAELHLEIEKALDRKEQVILLYNRRGYSSYLQCEDCGHIPQSPHSSTSLTYHKKKNILLCHYSGYSRRADTHCEKCGSENLVMKGSGTQKVEEEMKDLFPDARLLRMDRDTTSGKFGHQKIYEKFLNGEADILIGTQLVAKGLDFPNVTVVGVINADTELAFPSFRAGERMFQLLSQVAGRAGRAEKPGVVYVQTWKPDHPAIECARTHDFKTFAKYELADREMLEFPPYSRMIVFQFKAKSLSKVQLVANRFCDAMRKVTGEASVMGPSPSVIEWMNGQYQWEANIKLKRTYNAHVIEKLLDSIFEQYESMKPKGASSVRINVDVDAVE; encoded by the coding sequence ATGCCAAAAACCTACGTTGATATCGCATTTCCAACGGCCGTTCGCCGATTGTTTACCTATCATATTTCTGATTCTCAGAACATTCAGCCGGGCATGAGGGTTTGGGTTCCTCTGCGAAAGGAATTTGCAATCGGGATGGCTGTGCAGGTTCACACTCGAAAACCGGATTTTAAAACCAAATGTGTTGAACAGGTTTTGGATGAAGAACCAATCATGGATCAAACCATACTTCAATTGACAGAGTGGATTCATCGGTTTTACTATTGCAGTTGGGGCGAGGCCATTCAGGCGGCACTTCCGGTTGGGCTGAATTTTACGTCGGAGAAAAAATTGAGGGTAAAGAAAACGGATCGCGATTCACTTACTCAAAAAGAGAGAGAACTTCTTGGGGATTTGGAATCCGGGGATTACACATTACAAAATGCCCGAAAACGATGGCGAGACGGATCAGAAAAAAAAATCCTGAAAAAAATCATCAAACTGGGTTGGGTGGAAGTGTGGGAGCAACCCCGGCAGCGGGTGGATTATAAAACGGCAAAACACTGGCGGATTTCGGATTCCATCCATCCGGAGGAAATTTTGGACGAACTTTCTGAAAAAGAACAGGCCAAAAAATGGGTGCAGGCGTTTGAAGAACTCTCGAAACTGGATCTGCCAAAAACTCATCAGGAGCTTTTGAGCGACGAACTTTTTACGTCTTATACGCTGAATCGAATTGAAGAAGAGGGCTGGATTGAATCCGTTGACCTGCCGGTTGAGACGGAATCAAACCACAACGGGATTCATGAACCAAATAAAATCAAAACGCTATCAGAACAGCAGGGGGTTACTTTTGAAGAAATCAAACAACCTCTTGATGCTCGTGAATTCAAAAGTTTTTTGCTTTATGGCGTGACAGGATCAGGAAAAACAGAAGTGTACATTCATGCTCTGAAACATGCTTTGGATCAGGACAGGGGCGGGTTGGTCTTAGTGCCGGAAATTGCACTCACGCCTCAAACAGTTCAGCGATTTTTCCAGATTTTTGGGGATCAGATTGCCGTCCTTCATAGTCGTTTGAGTGATCGCGAACGTTTTGAAGCGTGGCAAAGCCTGAAATCCGGGGAGAAGCGAATTGCCATTGGCCCGCGTTCGGCAGTGTTTGCCCCGGTACAGAATATCGGTTTGATTGTTGTGGATGAGGAGCACGATACCTCCTACAAACAGTTTGATCCATCGCCACGATATCACGCACGGGATGTGGCGGTCATGCGGGCCAGTATGGAAAATGCAGTTGTAGTTTTAGGTTCGGCTACACCAGGAATGGTTTCTGTGAAAGCGGTGATGGAGAAAAAACATGAGATGTTGCAATTGCCACTGCGGCCAACCGGGACCATGCCCGAAGTAAAAATTCTGAATCTCCTGGAATACAAACACGCGATGAAAGGTTCGCTAACGGCCGAACTTCACCTGGAAATCGAGAAAGCACTGGATAGAAAAGAACAGGTCATTTTGCTCTATAACCGGCGCGGATATTCTTCTTATTTGCAATGCGAAGACTGCGGGCACATCCCGCAAAGTCCGCACAGTTCAACCAGTCTGACATATCACAAAAAGAAAAATATTCTGCTGTGTCATTATAGCGGCTATTCGCGTCGTGCCGATACGCATTGTGAAAAATGCGGATCAGAAAATTTGGTAATGAAAGGCAGTGGAACTCAAAAAGTAGAAGAAGAGATGAAGGACTTATTTCCAGACGCTCGATTGCTGCGGATGGATCGCGATACGACATCAGGGAAGTTTGGGCATCAGAAAATTTATGAGAAATTCCTGAATGGCGAAGCTGATATTCTGATCGGCACCCAGCTCGTAGCAAAAGGCCTCGACTTTCCGAATGTGACGGTTGTAGGAGTTATAAATGCTGATACTGAATTGGCCTTTCCCTCATTTCGTGCGGGCGAGCGAATGTTCCAATTGTTGAGCCAGGTAGCAGGACGTGCAGGTCGGGCTGAGAAACCGGGCGTGGTTTATGTACAAACCTGGAAACCGGATCATCCTGCTATCGAGTGTGCGCGAACACACGATTTTAAAACATTTGCCAAATATGAACTGGCTGACCGCGAAATGCTGGAATTTCCACCTTACTCAAGAATGATTGTATTCCAGTTTAAGGCAAAGAGTTTATCGAAAGTGCAATTGGTGGCAAATCGTTTTTGTGATGCCATGAGAAAAGTAACGGGTGAGGCTTCCGTTATGGGACCGTCACCGTCGGTGATTGAATGGATGAACGGGCAGTATCAATGGGAGGCGAATATTAAGCTGAAGCGGACGTATAATGCGCATGTGATCGAAAAATTATTGGATAGTATTTTTGAGCAGTACGAATCTATGAAGCCAAAAGGAGCGTCATCGGTGAGAATAAATGTAGATGTGGATGCGGTGGAATAA
- a CDS encoding hydroxypyruvate isomerase family protein produces the protein MNITRRKAINVMSAMMGSSVVAGFLDRIKNVEYYLGKELKGRVKHSVCKWCYNDIPLEEFCAGVRDLGMHSIELLGPDEWPTLKKYGLTCAMPWGAGKGIVEGFNNPDLHDELLASYEEVIPLAADAGLDKIICFSGNRNGMDDETGLENCTTGLKRLMSTAEKYNVTVCMELLNSKIDHPDYMCDHTAWGVELVDRVGSDNFKLLYDIYHMQIMEGDVIRTIRDYHPYIAHYHTGGVPGRNEIDETQELYYPAIVEAILETGYDGYIGQEFIPTWDDKMAALEQGVEICDV, from the coding sequence ATGAATATAACCAGACGAAAAGCAATCAATGTGATGAGTGCCATGATGGGTTCGAGTGTAGTGGCCGGTTTTCTCGATCGAATTAAAAATGTAGAATATTATTTAGGCAAAGAACTGAAAGGCCGGGTGAAGCACTCGGTTTGCAAATGGTGTTACAATGATATTCCGCTGGAAGAATTTTGCGCCGGAGTACGAGATCTCGGAATGCATTCCATTGAACTTCTTGGGCCTGACGAATGGCCGACTCTAAAAAAATATGGCCTCACCTGTGCCATGCCGTGGGGAGCGGGGAAAGGAATTGTTGAGGGATTCAACAATCCCGATTTGCATGATGAGCTGCTGGCAAGCTATGAAGAAGTGATCCCGCTCGCGGCGGATGCAGGCTTGGATAAGATCATCTGTTTTTCCGGCAACCGAAATGGAATGGACGATGAAACCGGCCTGGAAAACTGTACAACCGGCCTGAAACGATTGATGAGCACTGCCGAAAAGTACAACGTGACGGTCTGCATGGAATTGCTGAACAGTAAAATCGATCATCCCGATTATATGTGTGATCACACGGCATGGGGAGTAGAATTGGTTGACCGGGTTGGATCGGACAATTTTAAATTGTTATACGATATCTACCATATGCAGATTATGGAAGGCGACGTAATCCGAACCATCCGCGATTATCATCCATATATTGCGCATTATCACACTGGCGGCGTTCCCGGACGGAATGAAATCGACGAAACCCAAGAGCTTTACTATCCCGCTATTGTTGAAGCTATTCTGGAAACGGGTTATGACGGTTATATCGGCCAGGAGTTTATTCCAACCTGGGATGATAAGATGGCTGCTCTCGAACAGGGAGTTGAGATTTGTGATGTATAA